The Temnothorax longispinosus isolate EJ_2023e chromosome 7, Tlon_JGU_v1, whole genome shotgun sequence genome contains a region encoding:
- the LOC139816157 gene encoding leukotriene A-4 hydrolase-like: protein MDFSRSTIDPHSFAESELARVKNTNLELIVDFDNKVLKGKAILTIKRKPSASEIILDILKLVISSVTNVLDGKPLRHRIVKCSVLGSLFCVELPPAVDIYTFNPECKIQIEYKTTENSPALHWLIPAQTADGKHHFLLSHNKLIYARAWFPCQDTPSVKSTYTAKISVPKNYRVVMSAILNNEYESGELNVYEFHQMNPVPSHAVIIAVGLLEETKLNAKSNIFAESKFIRESIDTFETNFSKIERMLEIAESMCGFYFWERYDICVLPRSIAHFEIECPCVIFIPPTLLYGDFTCVGLFARNISQSWTGNLVTCCNYENLWLNKSFNIFISRKIESELLTEILFSERHKAHILPEIKHDIKNFLQCEGLEDLRKMEFDSLKCLKPNLTNLLPYEATEYVPYEWGCVLLTHLEYMLELKKSSVFELFLKSYFLKFAFKSINTQDWIKYLYLYFSGKKEKKILYDLTLGKWLYDIVSPLMVPLFPSASGMTKWETKCSDLADRWVKWNCKTDRIPPMLIDERHPCDAEKIIFLSSLHTSYESLTIHKLRLISCRYAFDCQNAKIRCFWLLLCIKVRWVGKVESALYFASQNCSPDYACDIFQYLYEWTEMRPIAIKTYIYNKGKMLYETQKKLATILHLN from the exons ATGGATTTTTCAAGATCTACTATAGATCCACATTCTTTTGCGGAATCag AATTGGCACGTGTAAAAAATACCAATTTAGAATTGATTGTGGATTTTGACAACAAAGTTCTCAAAGGAAAAGCGattttaacgataaaaagGAAACCTTCGGCTAGTGAAATA attttagaTATCCTCAAACTTGTTATATCAAGTGTCACAAACGTGCTCGATGGAAAGCCTTTACGTCATCGCATTGTAAAATGTTCTGTCCTTGGAAGTTTATTTTGCGTAGAGTTACCACCAGCTGTTGATATTTACACTTTTAACCCTGA ATGTAAAATTCAGATTGAATACAAAACAACTGAAAACTCTCCTGCATTACATTGGCTAATACCTGCACAAACTGCCGATGGTAAACATCACTTTCTACTGTCTCACAACAAG CTAATATATGCTAGAGCATGGTTTCCCTGCCAGGATACACCGTCTGTCAAATCTACGTACACCGCTAAG atTTCGGtaccaaaaaattatagagTTGTAATGTCCGCAATTTTGAATAATGAATACGAGAGTGGGGAACTAAACGTATATGAATTCCATCAAATGAATCCGGTACCATCACATGCGGTGATTATTGCTGTGGGCTTACTAGAGGAAACAAAACTTAAtgcaaaatcaaatatattcgCCGAAAGCAAATTTATTCGCGAAAGTATCGATACGTTTGAGACAAATTTTAGTAAGATTGAAAGAATGTTGGAGATTGCCGAAAGTATGTGTGGATTTTATTTTTGGG AAAGATACGATATATGTGTGCTTCCACGAAGTATCGCCCATTTCGAAATAGAATGTCCATGCGTGATATTTATTCCACCGACTCTACTTTATGGAGATTTTACTTGTGTCGGTTTATTTGCTCGCAACATCTCACAGAGCTGGACAGGAAATTTAGTTACGTGTTGCAATTATGAGAATTTGTGGTTAAATAAGagtttcaacatttttataagtagaaaaattgaaagcgAACTATTAAcagagatattattttctgaGCGTCACAAGGCACATATATTACCAGAGATTAAACATGACATTAAGAATTTTCTTCAGTGCGAGGGACTAGAAGATCTGCGAAAAATG gAATTTGACTCGCTAAAGTGCTTAAAACCCAATTTGACGAATTTGTTGCCTTATGAAGCTACTGAATACGTGCCTTATGAGTGGGGATGCGTGCTCTTAACTCATCTAGAGTAcatgttagaattaaaaaagtcTTCGGTATTTGAACTATTtcttaaatcttattttctcaaatttgcctttaaaagtataaacacTCAAGATTGGATAAAGTACttgtatctatatttttctggcaagaaagaaaagaag ATATTATATGATCTTACATTGGGCAAATGGCTCTACGATATTGTTTCTCCACTTATGGTCCCATTGTTTCCATCCGCATCGGGAATGACTAAATGGGAAACAAAATGTTCCGACTTAGCGGATAGATGGGTTAAATGGAATTGTAAAACCGATAGAATACCTCCTATGTTAATAGATGAAAGGCACCCTTGTGAcgctgaaaaaataatatttttaagcagCCTACATACTTCTTATGAAAGTTTGACCATACACAAACTGAGATTAATTTCATGTCGTTACGCTTTTGATTGCCAAAATGCTAAAATACG ATGTTTTTGGCTGCTATTGTGCATTAAAGTTCGATGGGTTGGAAAAGTGGAATCAGCTTTGTACTTTGCCAGTCAAAATTGTTCGCCAGATTATGCATgtgatatatttcaatatttgtacgAGTGGACGGAAATGCGTCCAATAGCGatcaaaacatatatttacaataaaggCAAGATGTTATATGAAACCCAGAAAAAATTGGCCACTATTTTACAtctaaattga